The Niallia alba genome includes a window with the following:
- a CDS encoding siderophore ABC transporter substrate-binding protein, with translation MGKFKLTVILAIFTLILAACSNSSNGSGKTETNGQEKDSTEASTIEITDTHGTVTVPVNPKKVVSLDNRTFETLADWGVELVAAPKDVMPADSAYVKDESVRNIGNHREPNLEIIAAADPDLVIIGQRFASYYEEIKKLVPNVAVIDLNFDVSEETDTRGENFVNGFKDTTNSLAQIFDKKEEAEQLIADFDKAIEDAKSAYNGTDKVMSVIVSGGDIGFAAPHSGRVWGPMYEIFDWAPALEVDESSSDHQGDEVSVEAIAQSNPDWLFVLDRDAATSAAAESVPAKDVIEKSPALQNTTAVSKGQIVYAPTDTYTNESIQTYIELFENLASVLAK, from the coding sequence ATGGGGAAATTTAAATTAACTGTTATTTTAGCAATTTTTACTTTGATATTGGCAGCTTGCTCCAATTCAAGTAATGGAAGTGGTAAAACGGAAACTAATGGGCAAGAAAAGGATTCTACTGAAGCATCGACGATTGAAATTACTGATACTCACGGAACTGTTACTGTTCCTGTAAACCCAAAAAAGGTAGTTTCGTTGGATAATAGAACTTTTGAAACTTTAGCTGATTGGGGAGTTGAATTAGTGGCTGCTCCAAAAGATGTAATGCCTGCGGATTCTGCATATGTTAAAGATGAATCAGTTCGAAATATTGGAAATCACCGCGAGCCAAATCTTGAAATTATAGCAGCAGCAGACCCTGACCTTGTAATAATCGGTCAAAGATTTGCTAGCTATTATGAAGAGATAAAAAAATTAGTGCCAAATGTGGCTGTTATTGATCTTAATTTTGATGTTTCTGAGGAAACGGATACACGTGGAGAAAACTTTGTAAATGGATTTAAGGATACTACAAATTCTTTAGCACAAATTTTTGATAAAAAAGAAGAAGCTGAACAATTGATCGCTGATTTTGATAAAGCTATTGAAGATGCTAAATCTGCATATAATGGAACAGATAAAGTAATGAGTGTAATCGTTTCTGGTGGAGACATTGGTTTTGCCGCTCCTCATTCTGGACGCGTTTGGGGACCAATGTATGAAATTTTTGATTGGGCTCCAGCATTAGAAGTGGACGAGTCTTCTTCAGATCATCAAGGTGATGAAGTTTCTGTTGAAGCTATTGCACAAAGTAATCCTGATTGGCTTTTCGTACTAGATCGTGATGCTGCAACATCTGCGGCAGCGGAATCAGTTCCAGCTAAAGATGTAATTGAAAAATCACCAGCTCTTCAAAACACTACTGCTGTATCTAAGGGACAGATCGTATATGCACCAACTGATACTTACACAAATGAATCAATTCAAACGTATATAGAGTTATTTGAAAACCTTGCAAGTGTTTTAGCTAAGTAG
- a CDS encoding iron chelate uptake ABC transporter family permease subunit: MNVLEYRNKEYVAIDSSLHNEKRSARAFRSKKEEKRYWILLITFIALGLLSSYGLLVYNNPVPVNSPSFIPVVMRRIVAVVAMIIAAVCQSLSTVAFQSITNNRIITPSLLGFESLYSTIHTSTIFFFGASALINFTGIGPFVLQVIVMVLMSLILYGWLLSGKYGNLQLMLLVGIIIGTGLNSVSTFMRRILAPSEFDILQAKLFGSVNNADSEYFPVVIPMVIVIALLLLVYSKKLNALSLGKDVSTSLGVKYQSSIIYVLVLVSILMSISTALIGPLTFYGFLVATLSYQAAPTYDHRYIFPMALAIGFLIITSAYFLMYHVFHAQGVVSVIIELFGGIIFLIVILRKRAL, encoded by the coding sequence ATGAACGTATTAGAGTATAGAAATAAAGAATATGTTGCAATTGATTCTAGCCTTCATAATGAAAAAAGATCAGCTAGAGCTTTTCGTTCTAAGAAAGAGGAAAAAAGATATTGGATTCTGCTGATAACTTTTATTGCTTTGGGTCTCCTGTCTTCCTATGGACTTTTAGTATATAACAATCCAGTTCCAGTAAATTCACCTTCTTTTATTCCCGTTGTTATGAGAAGAATAGTAGCAGTTGTTGCTATGATTATTGCGGCAGTTTGTCAGAGTTTGTCGACCGTTGCTTTCCAATCGATTACGAATAATAGAATTATTACCCCTTCCCTTTTAGGATTTGAATCACTATATTCAACCATTCATACTAGTACAATATTTTTCTTTGGTGCTAGTGCACTGATAAATTTTACTGGTATTGGACCATTTGTATTACAAGTTATTGTTATGGTCTTGATGAGTTTGATATTATATGGATGGTTACTATCTGGAAAGTATGGGAACTTGCAACTCATGCTGTTGGTTGGAATTATTATTGGAACAGGGCTGAATTCTGTGTCCACTTTTATGAGAAGAATTCTAGCTCCTTCTGAGTTTGATATTTTACAGGCAAAATTATTTGGTTCTGTCAATAATGCAGATTCAGAATATTTTCCTGTTGTTATTCCAATGGTAATAGTTATAGCATTATTACTTCTTGTTTATTCTAAGAAATTAAATGCTTTGTCACTTGGAAAGGATGTCTCTACTTCTTTGGGAGTAAAATATCAATCTAGTATTATTTATGTACTTGTATTAGTTTCTATTTTAATGTCTATTTCAACGGCTTTGATAGGACCACTTACTTTCTATGGATTTTTAGTTGCAACACTGAGTTATCAAGCGGCTCCAACTTATGATCACAGATATATTTTTCCGATGGCTCTTGCTATAGGATTTTTGATCATTACGAGTGCGTACTTTTTAATGTATCATGTATTTCATGCTCAAGGTGTCGTTTCCGTTATTATCGAACTATTTGGTGGAATAATATTTTTAATTGTAATATTAAGGAAGAGGGCTCTATGA
- a CDS encoding ABC transporter permease, whose protein sequence is MVVMILGIISLFTGVYDIRGQEDGMDMFFITRVPRTVALMLTGAAMAMAGLVMQLITQNRFVEPTTTGTSEWSGLGLLLVYLLFPSPSLVLRMTGAIIFSFIGTMIFFLFLRRVKLRSSLIVPIIGMMLGAVISAVSTFIGLTFQMTQNIESWFVGSFAAVQVGRYEYLWFIVIVTILIFLYANRLTLAGLGEDVATSLGLNYNRIVLLGTALISFAVGIVAAVIGNLPFLGLIVPNIVSMFRGDDLRSNLPWVCMIGMGTITLCDIISRTIIMPFEVPVSLILGTVGSVVFITILLRQRKQRRL, encoded by the coding sequence ATAGTTGTTATGATTTTAGGAATTATATCACTGTTTACTGGAGTCTATGATATAAGGGGGCAAGAGGATGGTATGGATATGTTTTTCATCACTCGAGTTCCAAGAACAGTAGCACTAATGCTTACTGGAGCTGCAATGGCGATGGCTGGACTCGTAATGCAATTAATTACACAGAACCGTTTTGTTGAACCTACCACAACAGGAACAAGTGAATGGTCAGGTTTAGGACTTCTGCTTGTTTATTTATTGTTTCCTTCCCCATCCTTAGTTCTAAGAATGACTGGTGCAATCATTTTTTCTTTTATAGGAACGATGATTTTCTTTTTGTTTTTAAGAAGAGTTAAACTTCGTTCGTCTTTAATTGTACCGATTATTGGAATGATGCTTGGAGCAGTCATTTCTGCAGTTTCCACTTTTATTGGACTCACTTTTCAAATGACACAAAATATTGAAAGTTGGTTTGTAGGTTCTTTTGCGGCAGTTCAAGTGGGAAGATATGAATATTTATGGTTTATTGTTATAGTTACTATTCTTATTTTTCTTTATGCAAATAGATTGACTTTAGCTGGACTTGGGGAAGATGTTGCAACAAGTCTTGGATTAAATTACAATAGGATCGTTCTTTTGGGCACTGCTTTGATTTCTTTTGCAGTTGGAATAGTTGCAGCTGTTATAGGAAACTTACCTTTTCTAGGTTTAATAGTACCAAATATTGTTTCCATGTTTAGAGGAGATGATCTTAGGAGTAATTTGCCTTGGGTATGTATGATAGGAATGGGTACTATAACTCTTTGTGATATCATTTCTAGAACCATTATTATGCCTTTTGAAGTACCTGTATCTTTAATACTTGGAACAGTAGGGTCTGTCGTATTTATTACTATATTATTGAGACAGAGAAAACAAAGGAGGCTATGA
- a CDS encoding ABC transporter substrate-binding protein translates to MLTYFKQQRFISMIAALLVVALLTLTGCENTKKEASVKNEPSSQSNASKSKSYTIEHAMGTTEIKGTPKRVVVLTNEGTEALLALGIKPVGAVQSWLGDPWYDHIKSDMDGVEVVGVEHEVNLEKIAALKPDLIIGSKIRQEAVYSKLSAIAPTVFSETLRGDWKENFELYAKSLNREEEGKLVLSDFDNHVSEVKEKLGDKVNQEVSVVRFMSGTSRIYYTDSFSGVILDELGFKRAEQQKDLFTADNQLGNLAIEVGKEVIPKMDADILFYFTYAPDGDRKALDTAKEWTSDSLWKNLNVVKEGNAHEVSDAVWNTAGGVIAANQMLDELEDIMLNK, encoded by the coding sequence TTGCTTACATACTTTAAACAACAGCGTTTTATTTCAATGATTGCAGCACTGCTGGTAGTTGCACTTTTAACACTGACAGGCTGCGAAAATACAAAGAAAGAAGCATCAGTAAAAAATGAGCCCTCAAGCCAATCAAACGCCTCAAAAAGCAAATCTTATACGATTGAACATGCAATGGGAACTACAGAAATTAAAGGGACACCAAAGCGTGTTGTCGTTTTAACTAATGAAGGAACAGAGGCGCTTTTAGCATTAGGGATCAAGCCAGTTGGAGCCGTACAATCATGGTTGGGGGATCCTTGGTATGATCATATTAAAAGTGATATGGATGGTGTGGAAGTAGTAGGGGTAGAACATGAAGTCAATTTAGAAAAAATCGCTGCTTTAAAACCGGATTTGATTATAGGAAGTAAAATCCGTCAAGAAGCAGTTTATAGTAAATTAAGTGCTATTGCTCCTACTGTTTTTTCCGAGACATTAAGGGGAGATTGGAAAGAGAATTTTGAATTATATGCAAAATCGTTAAATCGAGAAGAAGAAGGGAAATTAGTTTTAAGTGATTTCGATAATCATGTTTCAGAAGTGAAAGAAAAACTGGGGGATAAAGTGAATCAAGAAGTTTCCGTTGTTCGGTTTATGTCTGGAACTTCCCGTATATATTATACAGACTCTTTTTCAGGTGTCATTTTAGATGAATTAGGATTCAAGCGTGCTGAACAGCAAAAAGACCTTTTCACTGCTGATAACCAGCTTGGTAATCTGGCTATTGAAGTAGGAAAAGAGGTTATCCCTAAAATGGATGCAGATATACTTTTCTACTTTACATACGCTCCAGATGGTGATCGAAAAGCCTTGGATACTGCCAAAGAATGGACAAGTGATTCTTTGTGGAAGAACTTAAATGTAGTGAAAGAAGGAAATGCACATGAAGTAAGTGATGCAGTATGGAATACTGCAGGCGGTGTAATTGCAGCAAATCAAATGTTAGACGAGTTAGAAGATATTATGTTAAATAAATAA